Below is a window of Caldalkalibacillus uzonensis DNA.
TTCAAGTGATTGAGATTGCCGGATCCTATCAGTTGACGACACGGCCGGAGCACGCTCCTTATTTTGAAAAACTTGCTTATTCTCCCTCCCATGCCACCTTGTCCCAAGCAGCCCTGGAGACGCTGGCCATTATTGCCTACAAGCAGCCGGTAACCCGGGCCGAGGTGGAGGAAGTGCGGGGCGTGAAAAGTGAAAAAGCGATTAATACCTTGCTGAACAAGTCATTAATCAGAGAAGTAGGACGTAAAGAAGGAACCGGACGGGCTATTCTGTATGGCACAACCAAGGAGTTCCTGGATTACTTCGGTTTGAACAGCCTTGATGACTTGCCTGAGCTGCCCGAGGACATCGATATGGACCAAGTGAAGGAGGAAGCCAATTTCCTGTTTTCTACCCCTCCCTCACAGATGCAGGAGGGATAAACCCTGTCTTTCTCCAATGGCTAAGGTCATTGGGGGACAGGGTTTATTTGCGTGATCAACCCGATGCCACGTTTTCAGTGTTCTATTCACCCTGGTTAAGCATATACTTGTACCAGCGTGTTTTAAGACTGGGATCAAGTGGTGGAGGGTGTTATGGTGATACAACGACAGATCATGATTGTGCTGGTGATGATACTTTCTGTCCTGCTGGCACCTTACCCGGCCGGTGCCGAGCCGGATGTATCTGCTCAGGCGGCCATATTGATGGATGCAGAATCCGGGCGTGTATTATTTGAGAAAAATGCTTATGAGCCGCTGCGTATTGCCAGCATTACCAAAATCATGACGGCGATTGTTGCCCTTGAGCATGGCGATTTAGAGGATGTGGTCACCACCTCTAAAAACGCCTATGGTGTGGAAGGTTCATCCATTTATCTTAGGCTGGGAGAAAAAATGACCTTGGAAGATCTGCTTTACGGTCTCATGCTTCGCTCAGGCAATGATGCAGCAATTGCCATCGCCGAGCATGTGGGAGGATCTGTAGAGGGCTTTGTCTTTTTAATGAATCAAAAAGCGGAAGAGTTAGGGATGCAGCAGACTCTGTTCAGCAATCCCCACGGCCTGGACACTCATGAGGAGCATTATTCAACCGCTTATGATATGGCTTTGCTCACCGCGTATGCCATGCAAAATGAGACTTTTGCCGAGATAGTGTCCACACAAAAGAAGACCGCCCCTTTGGAAGGAGAGAAATGGGACCGGGTTTGGTATAACAAAAACCGCTTGCTTTCCATGTATCCCTATGCTGATGGCGTGAAAACGGGATATACCCAACGTGCCAATCGGACGCTGGTCTCCTCAGCAACTAAAGATGGCCACCGCTTGATTGCTGTGACATTAAATGCACCCGATGATTGGAATGATCACATCAATATGTTTGAATACGGGTTTCAGAACTATACCCTGGTTACCTTGGCAGAAGAGGGGGAAACACTTAGGGATGAGCGTTTTGAGAGGACAGATGGCCACTTCAAATATCTGAATGACTTTCGCTATCCCCTGCGTGAGGATGAACATCTCCAAAAACAGATTGTGATCGATCCCGCCTTTAAGCAAGAGGAGTTGGAGACGATTCCCAATCCAGCAGGCTATATCCATTACATTTTGGATAATGAACAGATCGGCCGAACACCAGTAGGATTTTTCTCTGTTGAACAGGATGTCTCTGTCTGGCAAAGATTCAGAAGCATTTTTGACAACTTGCTGGGTGTTGGACATGGTTAATCTCATCTGGTTCAGTCTGATCGTCATCGGCATCATCGTTGCCGCTCTAGAAGGGAACTTACAAAAAGTGAATGAAGCTGCCTTTGAAGGAGCTAAGGCAGGGGTGACCATATGTTTTGGGCTGATCAGCATTTTGGTGTTTTGGCTGGGCATGATGAAAATAGCACAGGAATCAGGTCTGTTACAAATTTTTGCCAAGATACTTAGCCCTCTTGCCCGGCGGCTGTTTCCTGATGTGCCCAAGGATCACCCGGCTATGGGTTACATCCTGGCCAATATGAGTGCCAATTTGTTTGGTCTGGGCAATGCGGCCACCCCCATGGGCATCAAAGCGATGGAAGAGCTGCAAAAGTTAAATCCAGACAAAGAACGGGCCACGCCTGCCATGATCACCCTGATGGCGCTGAATACGTCCAGCATTACGCTGATTCCGACCACGATTATTGCCATCCGCCTCAACTACGGCTCCAGTAACGCAGTGGAAATTGTGGGAACCACGTTGTTTGCGACTTTGTGTTCCACTCTTATTGCTATTTTGGTAGACCGCTACTGCCGCCGGAATTATGGATACAAATGATTAGCAGTGGTTTGGAAGAAAGAGGGGGAGGAGGATGAATGTATACACTGATTACGACCATTTCAGTCTGGGCCATTCCAACGTTAATTTGTTTTATTCTGGTCTATGGCCTGATCAAAGGTTTGCCAGTTTATGAAACCTTTGTAGAGGGGGCCAAGGACGGATTTGGTACGGCGGTCAACATCATCCCCCATCTCGTTGGTATGATGGTGGCCGTCTCCATCTTTCGGGCCTCAGGCGCTTTGGACTATCTGCTGGCCTTTATGTCTCCAGTGTTGTCTGTTTTGCATATCCCTGCCGAGATTGTGCCGTTGGCCATGATCAGACCCATCTCTGGTGCAGGGGCGTTGGCTATCACTTCAGATTTAATTGAACAGTATGGACCGGACTCTTTTATTGGACGTTTGGCCTCCACCATGCAAGGCAGTACCGATACCACCCTGTATGTACTAACTGTTTACTTTGGGGCGATTGGCGTACGCAAAATCGGGTACGCCCTTAAAGTGGGACTGTTGGCAGACTTGGCCGGAGCCATTGCTGCCATTATCATTGTCACCATTGTGTTTGGATAATGGTCTGGGAAACAAGGAATCTTAAGCCGGGAAAACAGAAACCCGGCTTTTTGTTTCGCTTAAAATGGTCAAAACTAATAATGCACGACATTGAGATGCGTGACCGCGCTTTGCCGAATGAGGATTCTCAACTTGCTCTTCTGCTTGTCCTCTTGTAACAATCAGGGTAAGATGACTTATGAGGTGACAACACATGGAACGATTGCAAAAAGTATTGGCCCATGCCGGCGTAGCTTCCCGGCGCAAAGCGGAAGAGTTGATTAAAGCAGGAAAAGTGAAAGTGAACGGGCAAGTGGTCAGCCAATTGGGGACACTTGTTGATCCTGAGCAAGATCAGATTGCAGTAAACGAAAAAGAGATTGATACCGAGCGGAAGGTGTATTATTTGTTTTATAAGCCCACAGGTGTGATCACCAGTGTCAGGGATCCCCAGGGCAGACCTGTGGTTATGGATTTTTTCAGGCAGGTTCCGGAGCGGATCTATCCTGTGGGACGCTTGGACAGGGATACTTCCGGTCTGTTGATTCTGACCAATGACGGCGAGTTGGCCCACCGCTTGATGCATCCTTCTTTTCATGTGGATAAAGTTTACCGGGTCACTGTTCAAGGCATACCTAAGAAGCAAAAATTAAACAAGCTGGAGCGGGGCATCAGATTGAGAGATGGTTGGACAGCTCCTGCCAAAGTGGAGTGCCTCCAGCAAGATATTAAGCAAAACATAGCGGTAGTGCGCATCACCATTCATGAAGGGCGCAAACGGCAGGTGCGGCGCATGTTTAAGGCCATCGGCCATCCGGTACTGGCCTTGCACCGGGAGCAATATGCTTTTTTAACCTTGAAGGGACTAAAAGAAGGGGAGTACCGGCAGCTTGATGCGGAAGAAGTGAAACGCTTAAAGGCGCTCGTCACATAACGTTCACATTTAGATGAGGGGCACAGTTGTGGTGATTTGTTATAATGAAGGCAAAAGGAGGCGTCTGAGATGCGAAATAAACGGTATCTCCTGCGCGTGATTGTCTTGGGCATTATTGTTTTGGCCATTGGCAGTGCCTTTTTTACTGCTTATACCTCTGATGACACGCCGGTCAAAATTGGTGAACCTGCCCCTGACTTTGTCTTGGAAAACTTGCAAGGCGAACAGGTCCGGCTCAGTGATTACAAGGGGAAAGGGGTATTTATTAATTTCTGGGCTACCAATTGTCCGCCCTGCCGGGAAGAGATGCCGTACATGGAGACTCAATACCAACAATTTAAAGACAGGGGAGTCGAAATTATGGCGATTAATATTGCCGAATCACGCCTGGCTGCTTCCCGTTTTGCCGAGCGGTACGGACTCTCTTTTCCCATCTTGCTGGATCAGGACCGCAGTGTCACCCACCGTTACGGAGTGATCCCCATTCCGTCATCTTTCTTTGTGGATGAAAACGGTATTGTGGTTGCCAAAGTGGAGGGCATGATGAGCGAGGAGATGATTAAGGAAAAGATGGAATCGATCGTCCCGCACGGAAAGTAATGAGTCTCGTCTTAACGGCTGTCATGTTCAATTTATAGATCTTCTGCACAAGCCCACCTTCTGCACACTGATAATGAAGTAGGTGAATCCAACATGGAACAATTACACTGTGAGTGTGGACATGTCAATCCCGCCGGAACGGAGCTTTGTGAACAATGCGGAAAACCATTTGATGATGAAAACGGCCTTCTAAATATGCGCTATGAAGGAGCCGCTTTGCGGTCCAAGAAAAAACAGCAAACATTGATTGATCAAATTTGGAACTTTTTCGCTTCGGTTAAAGTGGGGGTATGGCTGTTGGTCATTACCCTCATCGCTTCCATGCTGGGCACGGTTTATCCCCAGCAGATGTACATTCCGTCGACCGCCGATCCGTATGAATACTACCCGGAAAATTACGGATTTGGGGG
It encodes the following:
- the resA gene encoding thiol-disulfide oxidoreductase ResA, producing MRNKRYLLRVIVLGIIVLAIGSAFFTAYTSDDTPVKIGEPAPDFVLENLQGEQVRLSDYKGKGVFINFWATNCPPCREEMPYMETQYQQFKDRGVEIMAINIAESRLAASRFAERYGLSFPILLDQDRSVTHRYGVIPIPSSFFVDENGIVVAKVEGMMSEEMIKEKMESIVPHGK
- a CDS encoding spore maturation protein translates to MYTLITTISVWAIPTLICFILVYGLIKGLPVYETFVEGAKDGFGTAVNIIPHLVGMMVAVSIFRASGALDYLLAFMSPVLSVLHIPAEIVPLAMIRPISGAGALAITSDLIEQYGPDSFIGRLASTMQGSTDTTLYVLTVYFGAIGVRKIGYALKVGLLADLAGAIAAIIIVTIVFG
- a CDS encoding nucleoside recognition domain-containing protein → MVNLIWFSLIVIGIIVAALEGNLQKVNEAAFEGAKAGVTICFGLISILVFWLGMMKIAQESGLLQIFAKILSPLARRLFPDVPKDHPAMGYILANMSANLFGLGNAATPMGIKAMEELQKLNPDKERATPAMITLMALNTSSITLIPTTIIAIRLNYGSSNAVEIVGTTLFATLCSTLIAILVDRYCRRNYGYK
- a CDS encoding D-alanyl-D-alanine carboxypeptidase family protein, which produces MVIQRQIMIVLVMILSVLLAPYPAGAEPDVSAQAAILMDAESGRVLFEKNAYEPLRIASITKIMTAIVALEHGDLEDVVTTSKNAYGVEGSSIYLRLGEKMTLEDLLYGLMLRSGNDAAIAIAEHVGGSVEGFVFLMNQKAEELGMQQTLFSNPHGLDTHEEHYSTAYDMALLTAYAMQNETFAEIVSTQKKTAPLEGEKWDRVWYNKNRLLSMYPYADGVKTGYTQRANRTLVSSATKDGHRLIAVTLNAPDDWNDHINMFEYGFQNYTLVTLAEEGETLRDERFERTDGHFKYLNDFRYPLREDEHLQKQIVIDPAFKQEELETIPNPAGYIHYILDNEQIGRTPVGFFSVEQDVSVWQRFRSIFDNLLGVGHG
- the scpB gene encoding SMC-Scp complex subunit ScpB — encoded protein: MDRKQLLSVIEGLLFVAGDEGLEAKQIADVLEIRKEAVPQLIEEMKKQFKQQNRGIQVIEIAGSYQLTTRPEHAPYFEKLAYSPSHATLSQAALETLAIIAYKQPVTRAEVEEVRGVKSEKAINTLLNKSLIREVGRKEGTGRAILYGTTKEFLDYFGLNSLDDLPELPEDIDMDQVKEEANFLFSTPPSQMQEG
- a CDS encoding pseudouridine synthase — protein: MERLQKVLAHAGVASRRKAEELIKAGKVKVNGQVVSQLGTLVDPEQDQIAVNEKEIDTERKVYYLFYKPTGVITSVRDPQGRPVVMDFFRQVPERIYPVGRLDRDTSGLLILTNDGELAHRLMHPSFHVDKVYRVTVQGIPKKQKLNKLERGIRLRDGWTAPAKVECLQQDIKQNIAVVRITIHEGRKRQVRRMFKAIGHPVLALHREQYAFLTLKGLKEGEYRQLDAEEVKRLKALVT